TTTGATAGAAAAATTTTAATCCATAAATTTCATTATCCTTAAACCAAAAAGCTATTAAGTGCCTAAAAAATATTTTCAAAAGCTATTTTGATTGATATTTTTGTCAAAGAATTTTAAAAATAAGAAATTTTCTTTATTTGGCAATATTGCTATTATCTGTTACAATTCATAAAATAGCCGGGTTTTGGCCATTTCAAGTAAAACCTAATGGAATGCCCTTTTTAACGAGCATAAGGCAGAAGTTATAAATACGTTTGTGGATGAGAAATATATCCAGCACAATCCTGGCTTTAAAGATGGTATGGATATCATTTCTAATTTGTAAAAAAGTAAAATTTCAAATAAATAAAAAAATGCAAGTAAAACGAAAAATATACAAATCTTTTCAATACGAGAAAATGAGACATAGCTTGCGAGCTAGATTGTTCTTTTTGCTCGTAGCAATCGTGATTTTGGCAATCGAAATTTTTATCGCAGTTTTTGTCAAAGGTGGCTTCGTGCGCCATTATTTGGGTGATGTGCTAGTTACGGTGATGCTTTACGCATTTGGACGAGCCGTGTTTAAAATTGCACCAAAAATTTTAGCATTTGAAATATTTGCTTTCTCGCTATTTATAGAAATTCTACAATACTTTAAAGTGCTTGAAATTTTAGATATTCATAATTTAATAATACGCATAGTCTTTGGCGGAACATTTGACGTTAGCGACATCGTATGTTACGCATTGGGCTGCTTACTGGCTTATTTGATTGATGTCATTTGCTTTCTGCAAAAGTATAAAAGTCCAAAGATATAGTGATAAACTACAACTTTATTTTTTTAAGTATAAAGAAGGAGCTAATCATCTTAAAAGCTCCAGCAAAATTTATCTATTTATTTTAGCTCACCCCAGTTTTTAGCGATATTTAGCGATGTTTTAAGTGGCACATTTAGCGTGTAAATTTCCTCCATTGTCTTTTGTGTTGCTCTGCCAAATTCCTGCGCAAACTTATCCTTTACTTCAAAGATCAGCTCATCGTGGATTTGAAGCAACATTTTTGCATTTTCATCTAAATTTGCTCTAACTTTTACCATCGCCATCTTGACAAGATCTGCCGCAGAGCCTTGAAAGACCGTATTTACCGCTTCACGTTCAAACATCGCTATTTGCATAGGTGTAGCACTTTTAAAGTCAAAGTAGCGCCTTCTGCCAAGTAGCGTCTGCACAAATCCGTCGTTTTTAGCTGAAATTTTTATCCCCTCTAAAAACTCTTTGATTGTCTCAAACGCCTTAAAATAGCGCTCTATATACTCTTTCGCCTCGGCTCTTGTGATATTTACTTGATTTGCTAGCTTGCTTGAGCCCATGCCGTAAATGAGGCCAAAATTTATACTTTTTGCCACGGCTCTATTTTGCCCATCGCTACTACCAAATATGCTAATAGCCGTCCTTGCGTGGATATCCTCGTCATTTTTAAACGCCTCAAGAAGCGCAGGATCACGGCTAAAGTGAGCTAGCAGTCTAAGCTCGATCTGGCTGTAGTCAAGCCCCACAAAACTATACCCATTGCGTGCCTCAAAGCACTCTCTGACGTCCTTTGCGAGGCTGCCACGAGCTGGAATGTTTTGTAAATTTGGATTTTTACTTGAAAGCCTACCAGTACTCGTGCCAGTTTGCAAAAAGCTTGTGTAAATTCGTGAGCCCTCATCCTTTTTTGCAAGCGCTAAAAGTGGCTCGCAGTAAGTGCTTTGTAGTTTATATAGCTCGCGGTAAGCTAAAATTTTCTCAATCACTGGGTGGGCGTCTATGAGCTCAGCGAGCACGCTTTCATCGGTGCTATATCCTGTTTTTGTCTTCTTTTTGGTTGGAAGCTTCAAGTGCTCAAAAAGTATGACACCAAGCTGTTTTACTGAGTTTATGTTGAAATTTTCGCCGCTTAGCTCGTAAATTTCACTTGTTAGTGCCTTTAGTTTGGTGTCGTTTTCAAGGATGAGCTTTTGCATTTTGGCTTCATTTATCTTGATGCCGTTTTGCTCCATGTCAAAGAGCGTGAGGATAAAAGGAAACTCGTGCGTATCGGCAAGGGCTAGTAAATTTTTATCAAGCGTGTTTAAAAAAGTTTTATAAAATTTAAGCGTTATCCAAGCATCCTCGCTCGCGTATTTGGCGGCATTTTCTAGCGGTACATCGCCAAAAGTTTGCCCCTTTTTGACCATATCTTCAAATTTTATCGTGTCGTAGTCATAAAGTCTCTTTGCCAGTGCGTCCATGCCGACACTCGAGTTTGGATCGCTAAGCCAAGCAAGGATCATCGTGTCTTTAAAATTTGCTGGAGGATTTAGACCTAGGTTATTTTTAACTATCTCAAAGTCGTACTTCAAATTTTGTCCGATCACGCAACCTTTGTAAATTTGACCTATCGCCCAAGTGGCAAATTTTAGGCTGATTTGCTGTGGCACACCGAGGTAGTTGTGAGCTATCGGCACGTAGTAGGCGTCCTC
Above is a genomic segment from Campylobacter concisus containing:
- a CDS encoding DUF2809 domain-containing protein: MRHSLRARLFFLLVAIVILAIEIFIAVFVKGGFVRHYLGDVLVTVMLYAFGRAVFKIAPKILAFEIFAFSLFIEILQYFKVLEILDIHNLIIRIVFGGTFDVSDIVCYALGCLLAYLIDVICFLQKYKSPKI
- the polA gene encoding DNA polymerase I, with product MKTLTIIDTFGFFFRLYYAMSGLKNREGKPSGMISGFANFIASLKDEYQSDYLIFALDSKGKTLRHEILGDYKANRSEPPAQLKEQLPVCIDMIEKMGLYSLSREGYEADDIIASAVKFCKDKDIFVRIVTHDKDLYQLIEDGKVSIYSPQSKIDHDSASCFEKYGVYPAQVRDFLAIAGDSSDNIPGVKGIGAVGAKKLLAEYGSLDGIYENLALLRNERTKNMLAAAKDEAFLSKKLATLFDDAVSSFDLEHSKFPEQNPLINISEILKEYDLNRLLKSLQKEENAEFKLGFRANLLLDKANIEKLLTDITPETIVAFDTETTGVDSRSAKIVGFSFCFNDEDAYYVPIAHNYLGVPQQISLKFATWAIGQIYKGCVIGQNLKYDFEIVKNNLGLNPPANFKDTMILAWLSDPNSSVGMDALAKRLYDYDTIKFEDMVKKGQTFGDVPLENAAKYASEDAWITLKFYKTFLNTLDKNLLALADTHEFPFILTLFDMEQNGIKINEAKMQKLILENDTKLKALTSEIYELSGENFNINSVKQLGVILFEHLKLPTKKKTKTGYSTDESVLAELIDAHPVIEKILAYRELYKLQSTYCEPLLALAKKDEGSRIYTSFLQTGTSTGRLSSKNPNLQNIPARGSLAKDVRECFEARNGYSFVGLDYSQIELRLLAHFSRDPALLEAFKNDEDIHARTAISIFGSSDGQNRAVAKSINFGLIYGMGSSKLANQVNITRAEAKEYIERYFKAFETIKEFLEGIKISAKNDGFVQTLLGRRRYFDFKSATPMQIAMFEREAVNTVFQGSAADLVKMAMVKVRANLDENAKMLLQIHDELIFEVKDKFAQEFGRATQKTMEEIYTLNVPLKTSLNIAKNWGELK